A stretch of the Opisthocomus hoazin isolate bOpiHoa1 chromosome 2, bOpiHoa1.hap1, whole genome shotgun sequence genome encodes the following:
- the KBTBD11 gene encoding kelch repeat and BTB domain-containing protein 11 encodes MEGSGAAAEEDSGAGQGAPPPPPPPTPAAPCGFSSSLCFSAAAEPQAPAGGDRVVESQWEINNAGCQPGDEGEEAAAGTRERPAEEPDLVIEVSGRRIRAHKSVLAAKSDYFRARASRDVLRVKGVSYGALRLLIDYVYTARMGEVRHDNLAEVVSGARVLQMPCALHCAAEAMRAQLRLDNCYQLLCLAKKQRLAELREAAYRFMSDHYLEVLREPGVYGRLSGTERDLILQRRMEAGRPCLLVAEVSDAFERPGGGSRPQSRESSRPQSPSSVVSLEESGSLIHCYQEASGEWRVLTRLPEEANAKGCAMCVLYNYLFLAGGIAAGPAGGEPRARLSDKVFCYNPLTDTWSQVRPLAQPRSQLKLLALDGYLYAVGGECLFTVERYDPRADRWSPVAPLPKGAFAVAHEATTCNGEIYVSGGSLFYRLLKYDPKRDEWQECPYNSSRRRSADMVAFKSFIYRFDVSSGRGGEQGPGGGTGGGVEVFRYNTVAKRWSQCASLRPSGGPIQPFRCAPLGNTIYCVNRTGTLRFSLAQDGEVEADGGLKGTFDGELLKAPLDAKGVLLPFVLTLPERLDKAGDQEVSLPL; translated from the coding sequence ATGgagggcagcggcgcggcggcggaAGAGGACAGCGGGGCCGGGCAaggcgccccgccgcccccgccgccgcccaccccggcCGCCCCCTGCGGCTTCAGCTCCTCCCTCTGCTTCAGCGCGGCCGCCGAGCCGCAGGCGCCCGCCGGCGGGGACCGGGTGGTGGAGAGCCAGTGGGAGATCAACAACgccggctgccagcccggggACGAgggcgaggaggcggcggcggggacgcgggagCGGCCGGCGGAGGAGCCCGACCTGGTGATTGAGGTGTCAGGACGTCGCATCCGGGCGCATAAATCGGTGCTGGCAGCCAAGAGTGACTACTTTCGTGCCCGCGCCTCGCGGGACGTGCTGCGGGTGAAGGGGGTGAGCTACGGCGCGCTGCGGCTCCTCATCGACTACGTGTACACGGCCCGCATGGGCGAGGTGCGGCACGACAACCTGGCTGAGGTGGTGAGCGGCGCCCGCGTCCTCCAGATGCCTTGTGCCCTGCACTGCGCCGCCGAGGCCATGCGCGCCCAGCTCCGCCTGGACAACTGCTACCAGCTCCTCTGCCTGGCCAAGAAGCAgcggctggcagagctgcgggaggCCGCTTACCGCTTCATGAGCGACCACTACCTGGAGGTGCTGCGGGAGCCTGGCGTCTATGGCCGCCTCAGTGGCACCGAGCGGGACCTCATCCTGCAGCGGCGCATGGAGGCCGGCCGGCCCTGCCTGCTGGTGGCCGAGGTCAGCGACGCCTTCGAGCGGCCAGGCGGCGGCAGCCGGCCGCAGAGCCGCGAGAGCAGCCGGCCGCAGAGCCCCTCCTCTGTGGTGTCACTGGAGGAGAGCGGCTCCCTCATCCACTGCTACCAGGAGGCCAGTGGCGAGTGGAGGGTGCTGACGCGCCTGCCTGAGGAGGCCAACGCCAAGGGCTGCGCCATGTGCGTGCTCTACAACTACCTCTTCCTTGCCGGGGGCAtcgcggcggggccggcaggcGGTGAGCCCCGGGCCCGCCTCTCCGACAAGGTCTTCTGCTACAACCCCCTCACCGACACCTGGAGCCAGGTGCGGCCGCTGGCCCAGCCCCGTTCTCAgctcaagctgctggccctggacGGCTACCTCTATGCTGTGGGGGGTGAGTGCCTCTTCACCGTGGAGAGGTATGACCCACGGGCTGACCGCTGGAGCCCTGTGGCTCCCCTGCCCAAGGGTGCCTTCGCTGTGGCTCATGAGGCCACCACTTGCAATGGGGAGATCTATGTGTCGGGGGGCTCCCTCTTCTACCGCCTGCTCAAGTATGACCCCAAGCGCGACGAGTGGCAGGAGTGCCCTTACAACAGCAGCCGCCGGCGCTCTGCTGACATGGTGGCCTTCAAGAGCTTCATCTACCGCTTCGACGTGAGCAGCGGCCGTGGTGGGGAACAAGGCCCGGGTGGCGGGACTGGTGGCGGCGTCGAAGTTTTCCGGTACAACACAGTGGCCAAGCGCTGGAGCCAGTGTGCCAGCCTGCGGCCCAGCGGCGGCCCCATCCAGCCCTTCCGCTGTGCCCCCCTTGGCAACACCATCTACTGCGTCAACCGGACCGGCACCCTGCGCTTCAGCCTAGCCCAGGACGGTGAGGTGGAAGCAGATGGCGGGCTCAAGGGCACCTTCGATGGGGAGCTTCTTAAAGCCCCCTTGGATGCCAAAGGTGTCCTCCTACCTTTTGTTCTCACCCTGCCCGAGAGGCTGGACAAAGCGGGAGACCAGGAAGTCTCCCTCCCACTGTGA